A window of Haloarchaeobius litoreus contains these coding sequences:
- a CDS encoding transcriptional regulator, with translation MSRDALVGNLTAMLQDAGFAVSDRCAIRPKSFDLAARRGEDLVLLKVLSNIDAFDAATGAEMRRLGAYLNATPMVIGLRTRDEDLESDVVYFRHGVPVFAPDTAMGLFVEGVPPLVYAAPGGLYVNIDGDLLADEREEQDMSLGQLASELGVSRRTVSKYEDGMNASVEVAMRLEKLFDAPLTAPVDVLEDGADEVRDAEPTPEDPDADPDDEPMVAVMTRVGFDVHPTTRAPFKAVSEDHEASDDGDAWDVREDTILTGHSAFTQAAEKRARIMASIGDVTRTRSVYFVDRSKRESVDGTAIVEREEVEKLRDAEELRELIRERADVEERPA, from the coding sequence ATGTCCCGGGATGCACTGGTCGGCAACCTCACAGCAATGCTCCAGGATGCGGGCTTCGCCGTGAGCGACCGGTGTGCCATCCGACCCAAGAGCTTCGACCTCGCGGCCCGGCGCGGGGAGGACCTCGTCCTCCTGAAGGTGCTCTCGAACATCGACGCGTTCGACGCCGCGACCGGCGCGGAGATGCGCCGGCTGGGCGCGTACCTCAACGCGACCCCGATGGTCATCGGCCTCCGGACCCGCGACGAGGACCTCGAATCGGACGTGGTCTACTTCCGCCACGGCGTCCCCGTCTTCGCGCCCGACACCGCCATGGGCCTGTTCGTCGAGGGCGTCCCACCGCTCGTCTACGCCGCGCCCGGCGGCCTCTACGTCAACATCGACGGCGATCTGCTCGCCGACGAGCGCGAGGAGCAGGACATGAGCCTCGGCCAGCTCGCCAGCGAACTCGGCGTCTCCCGTCGCACCGTCTCGAAGTACGAGGACGGCATGAACGCCTCCGTCGAGGTCGCGATGCGGCTGGAGAAGCTGTTCGACGCACCCCTCACCGCCCCCGTCGACGTGCTGGAGGACGGTGCTGACGAGGTCCGCGACGCCGAGCCCACGCCCGAAGACCCCGACGCCGACCCCGACGACGAGCCGATGGTCGCGGTGATGACCCGCGTCGGCTTCGACGTCCACCCGACGACACGCGCGCCGTTCAAGGCCGTCAGCGAGGACCACGAGGCCAGCGACGACGGCGACGCGTGGGACGTCCGCGAGGACACAATCCTCACCGGTCACTCGGCGTTCACCCAGGCCGCCGAGAAGCGCGCCCGCATCATGGCCTCCATCGGCGACGTGACCCGTACCCGGTCGGTGTACTTCGTCGACCGCTCGAAGCGCGAGTCCGTCGACGGCACCGCCATCGTCGAGCGCGAGGAGGTAGAGAAGCTGCGCGACGCCGAGGAGCTGCGCGAGCTGATCCGCGAGCGCGCCGACGTCGAAGAGCGGCCCGCCTGA
- a CDS encoding tRNA(Ile)(2)-agmatinylcytidine synthase, giving the protein MTVIGLDDTDSREFGMCTTYVASGVADRVEAAGGRVDRVLLVRLNPAVEHKTRGNAALAVHCDVAPETAESIAREELAAAETDDPNTNPGFVVAPGAPDAVPDAVAAFARDALREIHAIDDARVLADESGYRHGGHGNARGTVGALAAVGAWAAFDDWTYEQISYREPDRWGTEREVDLDSLFAAADRHYPDAWDTVDRVEGEAVCVPHTPCPILHGIRGDDPDSVRALAGEIRSEPVHDSRLFVTNQGTDAHLADGDLGALDPKRGWRVDGQVLAEPETREGGHVFVEFGDEDGPRMDCAAFEPTKRFRDRVRALHPGDRLTVCGEMDDGTLKLEKFAVRELQTTERVTPTCPDCGRTMKSAGRNQGYRCRDCGTSTEGKVETTVERDLEPGWYEVPPCARRHVAKPLVRGGFDAETHPER; this is encoded by the coding sequence ATGACGGTCATCGGGCTGGACGACACCGACTCCCGCGAGTTCGGGATGTGCACGACGTACGTCGCCAGCGGCGTCGCCGACCGGGTCGAAGCAGCTGGCGGCCGGGTCGACCGCGTACTGCTCGTCCGTCTCAACCCCGCCGTCGAGCACAAGACGCGGGGCAACGCCGCGCTCGCGGTCCACTGCGACGTCGCACCCGAGACTGCCGAGTCCATCGCCCGCGAGGAGCTCGCCGCAGCAGAGACGGACGACCCGAACACGAACCCCGGGTTCGTCGTCGCACCCGGCGCTCCGGACGCCGTGCCGGACGCCGTCGCCGCCTTCGCCCGCGACGCCCTCCGCGAGATCCACGCCATCGACGACGCCCGCGTCCTCGCCGACGAGTCCGGCTACCGCCACGGCGGCCACGGCAACGCCCGCGGGACCGTCGGCGCACTCGCCGCAGTCGGCGCGTGGGCCGCCTTCGACGACTGGACGTACGAGCAGATCAGCTACCGCGAGCCCGACCGCTGGGGCACCGAGCGCGAGGTTGACCTGGACTCCCTCTTCGCCGCCGCGGACCGCCACTACCCCGACGCCTGGGACACCGTCGACCGCGTCGAGGGCGAGGCCGTCTGCGTGCCCCACACTCCCTGCCCGATTCTCCACGGCATCCGGGGCGACGACCCCGATTCGGTCCGCGCGCTCGCCGGCGAGATTCGAAGCGAACCCGTCCACGACTCGCGGCTGTTCGTCACCAACCAGGGCACCGACGCCCACCTCGCCGACGGGGACCTCGGTGCGCTCGACCCGAAGCGGGGGTGGCGGGTCGACGGGCAGGTCCTCGCGGAGCCGGAGACGCGCGAGGGGGGCCACGTCTTCGTCGAGTTCGGCGACGAGGACGGCCCACGCATGGACTGTGCCGCCTTCGAACCCACCAAACGGTTCCGGGACCGCGTCCGCGCGCTCCACCCGGGCGACCGCCTCACCGTCTGCGGTGAGATGGACGACGGCACCCTCAAACTGGAGAAGTTCGCCGTGCGCGAGCTACAAACCACGGAACGCGTGACGCCGACCTGTCCAGACTGCGGCCGGACCATGAAGTCCGCGGGGCGGAACCAGGGTTACCGCTGCCGGGACTGTGGCACCAGCACCGAGGGCAAGGTCGAGACCACCGTCGAGCGCGACCTCGAACCGGGCTGGTACGAGGTGCCACCGTGTGCCCGCCGGCACGTCGCCAAACCGCTCGTCAGGGGCGGGTTCGACGCCGAGACGCACCCGGAGCGGTGA